A window of Selenomonas ruminantium subsp. lactilytica TAM6421 contains these coding sequences:
- the hypB gene encoding hydrogenase nickel incorporation protein HypB, whose product MEIKVIKNILGENDRIAAENQAMFADKKVFVLNFMGSPGAGKTSVLEKTMERLKDKIHMAVIEGDLFTSKDAERIDKYGVPVIQINTAGGCHLDANMVQKTVKEMNLDDLDLLVVENVGNLVCPAEFPVGEDARAVVLSVTEGDDKPLKYPLMFKESEIALINKVDLAPYCNFNMESAKKDITSLHPGIDVLEVSCTKGDGIDAWCDWLLRKIAAKQG is encoded by the coding sequence CCGCATTGCGGCGGAGAATCAGGCCATGTTTGCGGATAAAAAGGTCTTTGTGCTGAACTTTATGGGCTCGCCGGGGGCAGGGAAAACTTCCGTATTGGAAAAGACCATGGAACGCCTCAAGGATAAGATTCATATGGCCGTTATTGAGGGCGACCTTTTCACCAGCAAGGATGCGGAGCGCATCGATAAGTACGGCGTGCCGGTAATCCAGATCAATACAGCGGGCGGCTGCCACCTCGATGCCAACATGGTGCAGAAGACCGTCAAGGAGATGAACCTCGATGATTTGGACCTGCTGGTGGTCGAAAATGTCGGCAATCTCGTGTGCCCCGCAGAATTCCCGGTAGGCGAGGATGCCCGCGCCGTGGTGCTCTCGGTGACCGAAGGCGATGATAAGCCGCTCAAATACCCATTGATGTTCAAGGAAAGCGAGATCGCGCTGATCAACAAGGTGGATTTGGCACCCTATTGCAATTTCAATATGGAGTCGGCCAAGAAGGATATCACGAGCCTGCATCCGGGAATCGATGTGCTGGAGGTGTCCTGCACGAAAGGCGATGGCATTGATGCCTGGTGCGATTGGCTGCTCAGGAAGATTGCGGCAAAACAGGGATAA
- a CDS encoding HyaD/HybD family hydrogenase maturation endopeptidase → MADIFTAGGTSPLDNVLYKNEVTILGIGNIILRDEGFGVRVAEYLDKHYEFPDNVQIVDGGTLGIELTQYVTGTEKLLVIDSINGGAEPGTTFRFHNDDVMEHFQDKLSAHEVGIQDVLGLLTVTGHKIPDVVVIGAQPYDVEAGVELSDGMMKLLPQMVEQALSELKTWGIEPQKRDVAEVMDYNTVAEDFSATR, encoded by the coding sequence ATGGCAGATATTTTTACGGCAGGCGGTACATCGCCCTTGGACAATGTGCTCTATAAGAATGAAGTGACGATCTTGGGCATCGGTAATATCATCCTGCGAGATGAAGGCTTCGGCGTGCGCGTGGCAGAATACCTCGACAAGCATTATGAATTCCCTGATAACGTGCAGATCGTGGACGGCGGAACGCTCGGCATTGAGCTTACGCAGTATGTGACGGGGACGGAAAAGTTATTGGTGATTGACTCCATCAATGGCGGGGCTGAACCGGGTACTACTTTCCGCTTCCATAACGATGATGTGATGGAGCATTTTCAGGACAAACTCTCGGCCCATGAGGTCGGCATTCAGGATGTGCTCGGCCTGCTCACGGTTACGGGGCATAAGATACCCGACGTGGTCGTGATTGGCGCCCAGCCCTACGATGTGGAAGCCGGCGTGGAACTGTCTGACGGCATGATGAAGCTTTTGCCACAGATGGTGGAACAGGCACTCTCGGAACTTAAGACCTGGGGGATTGAGCCACAGAAGCGCGATGTGGCCGAAGTGATGGACTATAATACCGTGGCTGAGGATTTTTCGGCAACAAGATAA
- a CDS encoding glycosyltransferase family 8 protein — translation MVMVHVCYSLYDKNGHFSKILGTSMLSLLENASAPLTIHLLCFGKLSEPTLDRFRRLAGQYGQRLCLYDVSDWNSPVLPLMHPAWLEKFSPAAINRLFIWDILPPDVQRIIWLDADTIVNLDIVELWQEQTGANGFAAVVDNIVANLYGKESILAEDKDFDAKRYVNAGVVLMERARFCQPDWGNKIVRFMERYPHAWYCEQDILNYYYGQTGALLPERYNTLVGWQQVQHRETVEACIYHYSGSAYNFNFADVYTKLFFSYFVKTPWYDLDFLRRLCSVIPAVHDGRTLLLRSRYQLLEGRRKIAVGAAEHEAQIREVMQLADEESYLVFVPGKRQQAIDLAGLAGMRRDHVILLFDGSYADLADSLVQYGCREDVDFVNGAEFLTLAEGCPPHDEHAIFMQL, via the coding sequence ATGGTTATGGTTCATGTATGTTATTCCCTATATGATAAAAATGGCCACTTCAGCAAGATATTGGGCACATCCATGCTCTCCTTGTTGGAGAATGCTTCCGCACCACTGACAATCCATTTACTTTGTTTTGGCAAGCTTTCTGAACCCACATTGGACCGGTTCCGCAGGCTGGCAGGTCAATATGGGCAAAGGCTCTGTCTTTACGATGTGTCAGATTGGAATTCTCCGGTATTGCCCCTGATGCATCCGGCATGGCTGGAAAAGTTCAGTCCGGCGGCAATCAACCGGTTGTTCATTTGGGATATCTTGCCGCCGGATGTGCAGCGTATCATCTGGTTGGATGCAGATACCATCGTCAATCTGGATATTGTCGAGTTATGGCAGGAACAAACAGGTGCCAATGGCTTTGCAGCGGTGGTGGATAATATCGTAGCCAATTTGTACGGAAAAGAGAGCATTCTGGCAGAAGATAAGGATTTTGATGCGAAACGCTACGTTAATGCGGGTGTGGTCTTGATGGAGCGGGCGCGCTTCTGCCAACCGGATTGGGGGAACAAGATCGTCCGATTTATGGAGCGGTATCCCCACGCCTGGTACTGTGAACAGGATATCCTGAATTATTATTATGGGCAGACTGGTGCGCTGTTGCCAGAGCGCTACAATACGCTGGTAGGGTGGCAGCAGGTTCAACATCGTGAAACGGTGGAGGCCTGCATTTACCATTATTCGGGCAGTGCTTATAATTTTAATTTTGCCGATGTATATACAAAACTGTTTTTTAGTTATTTTGTAAAGACACCATGGTATGATCTGGATTTCTTGCGGCGGTTATGTTCTGTGATTCCTGCGGTGCATGATGGGCGGACGCTGCTCCTGCGCAGCCGCTATCAGCTGCTGGAGGGCAGGCGAAAAATTGCCGTGGGGGCTGCGGAGCATGAAGCGCAGATCCGCGAGGTCATGCAGCTGGCAGACGAGGAGAGCTACCTTGTCTTTGTCCCGGGGAAGCGGCAGCAGGCGATAGATCTGGCTGGGCTGGCTGGTATGCGCCGTGACCATGTGATCCTGTTGTTTGACGGCAGTTATGCGGATTTAGCAGATTCCCTGGTGCAATATGGCTGCCGGGAAGATGTGGATTTCGTCAATGGCGCGGAATTCCTGACCTTGGCGGAGGGCTGCCCGCCCCATGATGAACATGCCATTTTCATGCAGCTGTAA
- a CDS encoding HypC/HybG/HupF family hydrogenase formation chaperone has protein sequence MCLAVPAKVIEIKDAMGTVDIAGVTRDVSLMLLPETQIGDYVLVHAGFAMQKVEEKDAQETYALMAEMRGAPRTVDKL, from the coding sequence ATGTGTTTGGCCGTTCCTGCCAAAGTGATTGAGATAAAGGATGCCATGGGCACGGTGGATATTGCGGGGGTTACGCGTGATGTGAGCCTGATGCTGCTGCCGGAGACGCAGATTGGGGACTATGTCCTCGTTCATGCTGGTTTTGCCATGCAGAAGGTCGAGGAGAAGGACGCGCAGGAGACCTATGCGCTGATGGCGGAGATGCGTGGCGCGCCGAGGACGGTGGATAAGCTGTGA
- the hypD gene encoding hydrogenase formation protein HypD: protein MKEKLTKAEEREFAQELVQKIGELAATTGRKLRFMEVCGTHTVAIFRAGLRQMLPETVELVSGPGCPVCVTPDDYMDKAIAYAQRDDVIIATFGDMLKVPGSKSSLNEAKTGGADIRIVYSPMDSIAIAKDNPDKKVIFLAVGFETTAPTAAATVLAAEQQGITNLFMLSAQKLVPPVMEVLLNDEEVHVDGFILPGHVSVVTGTGVYKPVIEKYHVPGVVTGFEPVQILRGLYRLVQQVVKGEAKVENEYTDVVKPEGNPVSMAITNKVYEPCDTGWRGMGVVPLSGLKMRDEYARFDIEEVLPVEVETITKKTACRCGEVLRGIVTPKECPLFGKACVPTHAIGPCMVSVEGVCAAWYKYGQGRFAYGK, encoded by the coding sequence ATGAAGGAGAAATTGACGAAAGCCGAGGAGCGGGAGTTTGCTCAGGAACTCGTGCAGAAAATCGGGGAACTGGCCGCCACCACGGGGCGCAAACTGCGCTTTATGGAAGTCTGCGGCACGCACACGGTGGCGATTTTCCGCGCAGGGCTGCGGCAGATGCTGCCGGAAACGGTGGAGCTGGTGTCCGGCCCAGGGTGTCCGGTCTGCGTGACGCCGGATGATTATATGGACAAGGCCATTGCCTATGCCCAGCGGGACGATGTGATCATTGCGACCTTTGGCGATATGCTCAAAGTGCCAGGTTCCAAGTCGAGCCTGAACGAGGCCAAGACGGGAGGTGCGGATATCCGCATTGTCTATTCCCCCATGGACAGCATCGCGATTGCCAAAGACAATCCCGACAAGAAGGTCATCTTCCTGGCCGTGGGCTTTGAGACCACGGCGCCCACGGCGGCCGCGACGGTGCTGGCCGCGGAGCAGCAGGGAATCACGAATCTCTTTATGCTTTCGGCGCAGAAGCTCGTGCCGCCGGTGATGGAAGTCCTGCTCAATGATGAAGAAGTCCATGTGGATGGCTTCATCCTGCCGGGGCATGTTTCGGTGGTCACGGGGACTGGCGTCTATAAGCCGGTCATAGAGAAATATCATGTGCCCGGTGTGGTCACGGGCTTTGAGCCGGTGCAGATCCTGCGCGGGCTTTACCGTCTCGTGCAGCAGGTGGTGAAGGGCGAGGCCAAAGTGGAAAATGAGTACACCGATGTGGTGAAGCCCGAGGGCAATCCGGTATCCATGGCCATCACGAACAAGGTCTATGAGCCCTGTGATACCGGCTGGCGTGGCATGGGCGTCGTGCCCTTGTCCGGGCTGAAGATGCGGGACGAATACGCCCGCTTCGATATCGAAGAGGTTCTGCCCGTTGAGGTGGAGACCATCACGAAAAAGACGGCTTGCCGTTGTGGTGAGGTGCTCAGAGGCATCGTGACGCCGAAGGAGTGCCCGCTGTTTGGCAAGGCCTGTGTGCCCACGCATGCTATCGGCCCTTGCATGGTGTCGGTGGAGGGCGTCTGTGCTGCCTGGTATAAATATGGTCAAGGGAGGTTTGCATATGGCAAATGA
- the hypE gene encoding hydrogenase expression/formation protein HypE: MANDRVTLAHGAGGKVSQELMEQVILPAYGNPVLNTLHDGALVKMSGEVAFTTDSYVVQPLFFAGGNIGKLAICGTVNDLAMTGAVPRYISVGMIIEEGFPIKDLQTIVTTMRKMADEAGVVIATGDTKVVEKGKADGIFINTAGIGDKIPGTDISPLNVKPGMKVILSGYIGDHAAAIMAGRHNINLPASVQTDCAPLNKMTKAMLEAAPDIAVLRDPTRGGVAAVLNEIAVASKCGILIDEDDIPIHPEVQGVCDMLGFDPLYLANEGKCVAFVPAESAEKVLKAMRTSPYGQEARIIGEVTAEAPGTVGLRTGIGGIRVVDMPLGNIVPRIC; encoded by the coding sequence ATGGCAAATGATAGAGTAACCCTGGCCCATGGTGCCGGGGGCAAGGTGAGTCAGGAACTCATGGAGCAGGTGATCCTGCCGGCTTACGGCAATCCGGTGCTCAATACGCTCCATGATGGAGCTTTGGTGAAGATGAGCGGGGAGGTGGCCTTTACTACGGATTCCTATGTGGTGCAGCCGCTGTTCTTCGCGGGCGGCAATATCGGCAAGCTCGCCATCTGCGGCACGGTCAATGATTTGGCCATGACCGGTGCGGTTCCGCGCTATATTTCCGTGGGTATGATCATCGAGGAAGGGTTCCCCATCAAGGACCTGCAGACCATCGTGACTACCATGCGCAAGATGGCGGATGAGGCTGGCGTGGTCATTGCCACGGGCGATACGAAGGTCGTGGAAAAGGGCAAGGCTGACGGTATTTTCATCAATACCGCCGGCATTGGCGACAAGATTCCGGGGACGGATATCAGCCCCCTGAATGTGAAGCCGGGCATGAAGGTGATTTTGTCCGGTTATATCGGTGACCATGCGGCGGCCATCATGGCCGGGCGGCATAACATCAACCTGCCCGCCAGCGTGCAGACGGACTGCGCGCCGCTAAACAAGATGACGAAGGCCATGCTCGAGGCGGCACCGGATATCGCCGTGTTGCGCGATCCCACCCGCGGCGGCGTGGCGGCGGTGCTCAATGAGATTGCTGTGGCCTCGAAGTGCGGCATTCTCATTGACGAGGATGATATCCCCATCCATCCCGAAGTTCAGGGAGTCTGCGATATGCTGGGCTTCGATCCCCTGTATCTGGCCAACGAAGGCAAATGCGTGGCCTTCGTGCCCGCAGAGAGCGCCGAAAAAGTCCTCAAGGCCATGCGGACCAGCCCCTATGGACAGGAAGCCCGCATTATCGGCGAGGTGACGGCAGAGGCGCCGGGAACCGTCGGTCTGCGGACAGGCATCGGCGGTATCCGCGTGGTGGATATGCCGCTGGGCAACATCGTGCCCAGAATTTGTTAA
- a CDS encoding helix-turn-helix domain-containing protein, translated as MNRIRELRKTQKLSQQDLATKIGVDRSTIAKWETGINNPRTNKLRQLADILSCPLEALLPESKTKHI; from the coding sequence ATGAACCGCATCCGCGAACTGCGCAAGACACAAAAACTCAGTCAACAGGATCTGGCAACAAAAATCGGTGTTGATAGGTCAACTATTGCAAAATGGGAAACTGGCATAAATAATCCCCGTACAAATAAGCTACGTCAATTAGCGGACATTTTGTCCTGCCCCTTAGAAGCGCTTCTTCCCGAATCGAAAACCAAACATATATAA
- a CDS encoding helix-turn-helix domain-containing protein: MSITGQRLRLLREEKQWSQEVVARKIGISRTAYNKYESGVIQPVRKIKELAGIFGVSADYILGSADNVSSVGDAVPKVHRQMRKYMDLSDNGREIVDITLDAVYEREERKSMLPSGDM, encoded by the coding sequence ATGAGTATCACGGGACAGCGGTTGCGCCTGCTGCGTGAGGAAAAGCAATGGTCGCAGGAAGTGGTGGCGAGAAAAATCGGCATTTCGCGGACGGCGTACAATAAATATGAGAGTGGTGTTATCCAACCGGTTCGGAAGATAAAGGAACTGGCTGGTATATTTGGCGTGAGTGCCGATTACATTTTAGGCAGTGCAGATAATGTGTCGTCTGTTGGTGATGCCGTCCCCAAGGTTCACCGTCAGATGCGCAAATATATGGATTTAAGTGATAATGGTCGGGAAATTGTGGATATAACACTAGATGCTGTTTATGAAAGAGAAGAGCGAAAAAGTATGTTGCCGAGTGGGGATATGTGA
- a CDS encoding cation diffusion facilitator family transporter, with the protein MTEIDILKKDTAYLSIISNTVLVLLKLLVGVWVGAVSLISEALHSSVDLVASLIAFWAVKKSVTPPDTEHDYGHGKFENLSAAVEALLIVAAAGGIVYEAFEHLGQDKVPELLHFGVAIMLVSIVINIIVSQRLIKVGRLTESQALEADGLHLRADVWTSVGVMAGLILMEFTGWAWLDGVIAIAVALIIFREGWKMVVDSTMELTDVSLPEEQENRIMAIIDDIPEVKGCHCLRTRKSGSYKLLDVHVLFDGNMHLAQVHAICDELEEQIRAEFGAFDILIHPEPAGYHAPETKAEQYELAKKQEKIEVSN; encoded by the coding sequence ATGACAGAGATAGACATTTTGAAGAAAGACACAGCGTATTTATCCATTATTTCCAACACCGTGCTGGTGCTGCTGAAACTGCTGGTGGGCGTCTGGGTGGGGGCCGTGAGCCTGATTTCCGAGGCCCTGCATTCCAGCGTGGACCTCGTGGCCTCCCTGATTGCCTTCTGGGCGGTGAAAAAGTCCGTCACGCCACCGGATACGGAGCATGACTACGGTCATGGCAAGTTCGAGAACCTGTCGGCGGCGGTGGAGGCCCTGCTGATCGTGGCGGCGGCCGGCGGTATCGTCTATGAGGCCTTTGAACACTTGGGGCAGGACAAAGTACCGGAACTTCTGCATTTCGGTGTGGCCATCATGCTGGTTTCCATCGTCATCAACATCATCGTGTCCCAGCGGCTGATCAAGGTGGGCAGGCTTACCGAATCCCAGGCCTTGGAGGCAGACGGCCTGCATCTGCGGGCGGATGTCTGGACCTCCGTGGGGGTAATGGCCGGCTTGATCCTCATGGAATTCACGGGCTGGGCCTGGCTGGATGGCGTCATTGCCATTGCAGTGGCCCTGATCATCTTCCGGGAGGGCTGGAAGATGGTGGTGGATTCCACCATGGAGCTTACCGATGTGAGCCTGCCGGAGGAACAGGAAAACCGCATTATGGCCATCATCGATGATATCCCTGAGGTCAAGGGCTGCCACTGCCTGCGTACCCGCAAATCCGGCTCCTATAAACTGCTGGATGTCCATGTGCTTTTTGATGGCAACATGCATCTGGCCCAGGTCCATGCCATCTGCGATGAGCTGGAGGAGCAGATCCGTGCCGAGTTCGGCGCCTTCGATATCCTGATCCATCCGGAACCGGCAGGCTATCATGCCCCGGAAACCAAGGCGGAGCAGTATGAGCTGGCCAAAAAGCAGGAAAAAATTGAGGTTTCTAACTAG
- a CDS encoding Fur family transcriptional regulator — translation MRPPLKPKEVTALLRERGFKVTPQRLAVYSALAHTNEHPSAETLYSQLIEDYPTMSLATVYKSVKIFCEVGIAQELNVGEDSFRYDARVQPHPHIHCIQCGRVDDVKTLPTDSFSQQVTEATGYQLTGQQYYFYGLCPACQQK, via the coding sequence ATGCGTCCCCCATTGAAACCGAAGGAAGTGACTGCGCTGCTGCGGGAGCGCGGTTTCAAGGTTACGCCGCAACGGTTGGCGGTGTACAGTGCCCTGGCCCATACCAATGAGCATCCCAGTGCGGAGACACTTTACAGCCAGCTGATCGAGGATTATCCCACCATGAGTCTGGCCACGGTTTATAAATCTGTGAAGATTTTCTGCGAGGTGGGCATTGCCCAGGAACTCAATGTGGGGGAGGATTCCTTCCGCTACGATGCCAGAGTTCAGCCCCACCCCCATATCCACTGCATCCAGTGCGGCCGGGTGGATGATGTAAAGACGCTGCCTACGGACAGTTTCAGCCAGCAGGTGACGGAGGCGACCGGCTACCAGCTGACAGGCCAGCAGTATTATTTCTATGGTTTATGCCCTGCCTGCCAGCAAAAATAA
- the bioF gene encoding 8-amino-7-oxononanoate synthase, translating to MSVYSLKMRASRQNGLQAEHVSGAEKILAEEELPEQMQGLLERALHHAKGKADFVNMKIEAIDQSKLQYIDALPVSTHPVSSPAEGRDFILSVLEALGIHNGPAIMEHFKDTYGMRGAMLLDVDTLERLEPDHSRGIRATYMDAEHSLGRTAAAGKNHFQEAIVLASKVLHAPHIIAEICMSDDPDYITGYIATRKTGYVRITKMKEMGCPDGGRIFLYRGDRNDVAACMDYLEKQRVLVRHVPLTPAGDEVNITSPWAVYEKILQDKRQKHLYRETQEIATVQAPHIICRQKEQLLLASNNYLGLIDHDEVKAAAVAAVQKYGTGSGGARLTTGTLTIHNELERQLADFKGTEAAILFNTGYMANVGIISALGIKGSIIFSDERNHASIIDGCRLSHAKTVIYRHNDMHDLEEKLKLYAPCQGLIVTDAVFSMDGDIADLPQIMELAARYKVLTMVDEAHATGVIGETGRGIVEHFALKQKPDVLMGTLSKSLASEGGYACGSQLLIDYLRNTARSYIFSTSLCPAAIAAADKALSILRREPERVRKLRDNTAAFCESLQRNGIDASSESAIVPIILGDEKLAMMAAAELQQKGIFLSAIRYPTVAKGEARLRAAIMATHSKEELRDCARTIAEVITRTKLSLR from the coding sequence ATGTCCGTATATAGTTTGAAGATGCGTGCAAGCAGACAGAACGGACTGCAGGCAGAACATGTATCAGGGGCAGAAAAGATCCTGGCGGAGGAAGAACTGCCTGAGCAGATGCAAGGGCTGTTGGAGAGAGCGTTGCATCATGCCAAGGGAAAAGCCGATTTTGTCAATATGAAGATCGAGGCAATTGACCAATCAAAACTGCAGTATATTGATGCTCTGCCTGTTTCGACGCACCCGGTGAGTTCGCCTGCGGAAGGGCGTGACTTTATCCTGAGCGTGCTGGAGGCTCTGGGCATTCATAATGGTCCGGCCATCATGGAGCATTTTAAGGATACATATGGGATGCGCGGTGCGATGCTGCTGGACGTGGATACCCTGGAGCGTTTGGAGCCTGACCACAGCCGCGGCATAAGGGCTACCTATATGGATGCAGAACATTCGCTGGGGAGGACAGCAGCAGCGGGCAAGAATCACTTTCAGGAAGCTATTGTGTTGGCCAGTAAAGTACTGCATGCACCGCATATCATAGCGGAAATCTGTATGTCAGATGATCCGGATTACATCACAGGATATATAGCCACGCGAAAAACAGGCTATGTCCGCATCACCAAGATGAAAGAAATGGGCTGTCCGGATGGCGGCCGCATATTCTTATATCGCGGGGATCGGAACGATGTGGCTGCGTGCATGGACTATCTGGAAAAACAACGGGTATTGGTGCGGCATGTACCGCTTACGCCTGCAGGCGATGAGGTAAACATCACTTCACCCTGGGCGGTTTATGAAAAAATCCTACAGGACAAAAGACAGAAACATCTTTACCGGGAAACGCAGGAAATAGCAACGGTGCAGGCACCGCATATTATTTGCCGTCAAAAAGAGCAGCTGCTGTTAGCCTCGAATAACTATTTGGGCCTTATCGATCATGATGAGGTGAAAGCGGCAGCCGTTGCAGCCGTACAAAAATACGGCACAGGTTCAGGAGGAGCAAGGCTTACTACAGGAACGCTTACCATACATAATGAGTTGGAGCGCCAACTGGCAGATTTCAAAGGTACGGAAGCGGCCATCCTGTTCAATACAGGTTACATGGCCAATGTGGGAATCATATCCGCGCTGGGAATCAAGGGCAGCATCATATTCAGCGATGAACGCAATCATGCGAGTATTATCGATGGCTGCCGGTTGAGTCATGCCAAAACGGTAATCTATCGTCATAATGATATGCATGACCTGGAGGAAAAACTGAAGCTTTATGCGCCCTGCCAGGGACTTATTGTGACAGATGCGGTCTTTAGTATGGATGGCGATATAGCTGATCTGCCGCAGATCATGGAGCTGGCTGCCCGCTATAAGGTTTTGACCATGGTGGATGAAGCACATGCCACAGGTGTTATAGGAGAAACCGGGCGCGGCATCGTGGAGCATTTCGCCTTGAAGCAAAAGCCGGATGTTTTAATGGGAACCTTATCCAAATCCCTGGCCAGCGAGGGCGGCTATGCCTGCGGCAGTCAATTGTTAATCGACTATCTGCGAAATACGGCCAGAAGCTATATATTCTCCACAAGCCTGTGTCCCGCCGCCATAGCTGCAGCAGACAAAGCTTTAAGCATACTGCGCCGTGAACCGGAGCGCGTAAGGAAACTGCGGGATAATACGGCTGCCTTCTGTGAGAGTCTGCAGAGAAATGGTATAGATGCCTCTAGTGAATCAGCAATAGTCCCCATAATTCTGGGAGATGAAAAACTTGCTATGATGGCGGCCGCAGAATTACAGCAAAAGGGTATTTTCCTGTCCGCCATCCGTTATCCTACCGTAGCCAAAGGTGAAGCACGCCTGCGGGCGGCCATCATGGCTACGCATAGTAAGGAAGAACTGCGCGATTGTGCCAGGACGATTGCCGAGGTGATAACGAGGACGAAGCTGTCACTGCGGTAG